ACTCTCCCTTGAAGCTGTCTGAACACTACTTTTAGCTGATTTTCTGGGGGGAGGCAAGCTTTTTCGATGTAACTGATTGAGATGTACAAGAAATTAGAAAATTAAAAGCAGAGATTTTGACATTACGCAAAAACCAAGAAGGAGGGAAAATGAAAACTTGGTTCGCTCTGAGTATTGCCGCCATGGTTTTGTTCACCAGCGCCTGCACATCGACGTTCCTGGTCTACAAGGACGGGAAGGGCTATTTTCTGGGGAGCGGTTCGAATGCTAAATTTAATATGTTATGCGCGTCGGGTGATCTCGAAAAAGTACTTGCGGCCACCACACAGCTCAGCCCTGAAATGAAAGACTCCTTCTATAAATACAACTGTTCAATAGAACGTTCCGGCGACAAGGTTAAACAGCTATTTGTAACAATGACAAAGGAACAGAGAAAAGACATCAGGAGCGCCTTCAAAGCCAACGGCTATGATATCAACCGGATGGCGTGCTGAGGAGAAGAGATCCAGCCTACATCCGGTCGGATGTAAACTCACCAGAGAATAAAGTTCTTTGATCAGGTTTTTCAGGAATGAATGCAAGCCGTCGAGAGAAGTCGACGGCTTTTTCTTATGGTGTTGCCTGATACAAAACGAAAGATAATTTCATGGATTTATCGTAATCTTTGTATCTTGGCACAACCATGATACCCTACGCAGTTCTGTGCCCTCCTCGTAAGCCATCGCACCATGGTGTGCAATTTTCATTGAGTCATCATCACCGATTCGACAATCGCCTTAATCGAGACATGATAACCATCGAAACATGACCCCTAAGCGATCTTTCCGGAATTACGTTGATGCTCATGGCTCAAAATATGGTCCTTGCAGTAGCCAAGACCTCCGCATTCGGGGCAGTAACGAAATTCCATCCGGGGATGAGAGAGATCAGTAATGCCGCAGGTCGCGCAAATATGGAACGCTTCTTTTTTCCCCGAAAATTGTCTGGCCTGCTTTGCCATGACCCGTTTTCCGGTCTTCATTCTCCACAGAATATCATTTCCAAAGAACAGAAGGAAGTTGCTGACCGACGCAAGCACGAGCAGCCGTGTCGACCATGAGCCGAACAGTACTTCATATGCATATCCGATCCACGTGAGCAATGCCAGCCATTTGATCTTTACCGGGAGGATAAAGAAGAGATACAGCTGGAAATCCGGATACAGGAAGGCGAATGCCAGAAACACTGAACCGCCGATGAAAACGTTCGTTGCCGGATACAGGGGCATGATGAACGACACTGCCACGGTAATGACAAAGCCGACAAGAAGAAAAAGGGTATAACGGAATGCCCCCCAGTGGCCTTCGAGTGCGCTCCCCATGAGATAGAACATGTACCACGCAAAAAATGCGAAGATCGGGCTGGTCGCAGGAGGGATGAACAGGAATGTGATGAGCCGCCACCACTCGCCCATGAGCACCCGCTCGGGGACGAGAACTACACGCTCGAGGCTGCCTGACAGGGCGAAGACGAAGAAGAGCACCTGACCGAGAATGAGGTAGATGGTCACATTGTGAACGGCAAAGCGCTGCAATTTTCTTTCGAGATTTTCAAGCAGATTCATGTATCACTCCCTCCGGAATGGTCACCCATCCCGATATCAGACAGAAATCGCTGCGCCGTTGAGCTGAGTGAGATGGCCTGCATCATCAAACTCAGCGCTCAACCGCTCTCCGGAATCAAGTTCACACGTGATCGTGGTGGCAGTCTCTTCAAGCGGCAGTTTTTTTATCCGGAGATAGAAAAGGAGTGACTTCCGGTGACTGAGCTCATGCCGGGAGAGCAGTTCCAGGAATGTTCGCGATAAACGCGACAGGTCAAAAGATGGTTGTGCGTCTATCCTTTTATCGAAGAGAAGAAGATATGCTGATCCGCCTTCGTATACATCCTGGAAGAAGCAGCTCGCATTGCAAAGCTCGCAGGAGATCATCGAAAGAACATGACCATCCGCCTTGTGAAGGTCAATGGAGGGGAGCGTAAATTCCTGCATGCCCTTTCGCGAGCCCCAGTCCCTGAGTTCACGGGATGCCTTGAGCAGGTCCACGGGTATCTCCTCCGTTTGCTCATCCGCCCAAGCCCAGAGCCAGATCAGCGTGTTGTCCGATTCGGTTCCGAGGACCTGAAAGGACATCTCGAGGTTGTCGTTGAAGTGAATCTTCCCTGCGTCGAGATCGAGACCGTACGTGTGCTCGCCGACAAGAAGGGACAGCTTGTCCTGTTTTTCAAGCGCTATGAGAGCAAATTGTTCCAGGTATTCTGTAAGCTTGGTCATGATCCACCGGATGGCGAGAATAGAATGCGGTCACTATACTGGTATTCATTCCTTTTTGCAAGACTGACGATGAAGGGTCCTTTTAGGCGGGGGAATGTCATGGAAATCGCGGGCATTGTGTAACGGGCATGATGGTTGCAAGGATCACGTCAGCGATGCCGTTTCCAGGCGGTTCCTTCCGTTCTTTTTCGCTTCATACATGGCAAGGTCCGCTGCGTTGATCAGCTTCTCCTGAGTGTCTATGGCAGGGTTGGGCAAGCCCGCGATACCGATGCTGACGGTGACCTTTATCCCTTCACAATCGGTGAACGCATGCTGGGATACTGCGTTCAGGATTCGGGCGGCGGCAAGTTTGGCGTTTTCCGTGGACGTGTTGGGACCCAGAACCACGAACTCTTCTCCGCCCCACCGTGCAAGGGTGTCTACGTCGCGGATACACCTCTGAATGATCTGGGCAATCTCCCGGAGCAAGGCATCGCCTGCCTGATGGCCGAGAGCATCATTCACCTTTTTAAAATGGTCGATGTCGATCATGAGGCAGCTCAGTTCACTTTTGTACCGGGAAGCCCTCTTGAATTCATTCGAGAGAACAAATTCAAAACGCCTCCGGTTAAATAGCCCTGTCAGCGAGTCGCTGACCGCGAGCGTCTCCACACGCGTGAGCATGTCCTCAAGCTGCTGGTTCTTCTGCTTCAGCTCGTCCTGCTGTGACTTTGTCCTCAGCTGGGCGTAAATGCGGGCATTCAGTTCGTTCTCATCAAAGGGCTTGGGAAGATAGTCGTCGGCGCCGGCCTCAAGTCCCACGATCCTGTCGGGGATGGAGTCTTTTTCGGTCAGCATGATGATCGGGATGCCTCGGGTAACCTGGTCAAGCTTCAGCCATCTGCAAATATCGCTTCCTTCTATATCAGGAAGGACGCGGTCGAGAAGAATGATATCAGGGTGGTCGGTCTTCGCGGCTTTGAACGCTGACATGCCGTCTTCCGCCAGCATCACCTCGTACCCGTTCTTCTCCAGAAATTCTCTGATGACAGATGCCTGGATCTTATTATCTTCAACCAGAAGTATATTTGCCTTTGCCATGAAAACCCCGCGTGTGAAGATAAATATCATGCAAATTATGTCACAACGCCTTCATAATTACAAGAATATATTCTCTGGACCTTTTTGGACAATTTGCCTATCGTATCATGGCATACGATTGCATGGTACGTGATGGGAAGGGTTGTTCCGGGGCCCGATCCGGACCGAATCCGATCTTCTCCTTGATAAGCATGGCGTTCAATAGAATGTGCCGACATTGCTCTTGCCGATAACGTTCAACATGGATAGCCCGGCGAACGTCGCGTGCACCGCGGCCATTTCCTGCATGCTCGGCAGCATTGTGATTTTTTTGTCCTTAACGAGCCCTGAGTACCTTGCGACGCCAAGATACGGTGCGACCTCCATCCGAATGACCGGCTGCTCGAAGCACGAT
This portion of the Nitrospirota bacterium genome encodes:
- a CDS encoding diguanylate cyclase; amino-acid sequence: MAKANILLVEDNKIQASVIREFLEKNGYEVMLAEDGMSAFKAAKTDHPDIILLDRVLPDIEGSDICRWLKLDQVTRGIPIIMLTEKDSIPDRIVGLEAGADDYLPKPFDENELNARIYAQLRTKSQQDELKQKNQQLEDMLTRVETLAVSDSLTGLFNRRRFEFVLSNEFKRASRYKSELSCLMIDIDHFKKVNDALGHQAGDALLREIAQIIQRCIRDVDTLARWGGEEFVVLGPNTSTENAKLAAARILNAVSQHAFTDCEGIKVTVSIGIAGLPNPAIDTQEKLINAADLAMYEAKKNGRNRLETASLT